The window ACAAGCGGCGCGCGGATGTTCGCTTCACCGCGGGCGGGCGGCGGCTGTTTCGCGACCTTTTCAAGCTTTTCAAGCGATACTGATCTTTtaagtatatagataaagtttaaaattatttcacactGCAAGAGCTCGCCGCGACGCTGTCGGCCGCTGCCATTCCGGTGTGACTCGGCCCTAAGTCTAATTTCAACActgaaaattttactttttgtattttACGTAATGTATACTTAGCTTATAGCTATATTAAATGCGTATCTTTATTAATCTACGAAAATTTAAATTCTCATTAATTATCAAAAcgtataggaaaaaaaaaggatggaaaaactataaaatacctCAATCCAGTTCCCTGTATGTTATATTCGTCATATTCGGAGACATTGCAGtagctatttttaaataaattttcgctcgtatctctctcactctcttAATATCCTATGCATTtctataaatacaaatatgtaatcatttatttaatgtgCTATCACATTTTAATGTAGCTTTCCTGTAGTTATATTCCCTAACTaatttctgtgtgcttagtgcaagtttagttagctcatatttgtatggaatgggatcctTTGCCTACGTTTTCGGCTATaatcggattttttattagacgaagtcaactgacgtttactgtgttgtcaggttttgatgaaataaaaatagtgttgtaacaaagtgaacgattgaaaaaactcctgaattaatgaaattgcctcgattgtctagtgaatagttggtgtgccgaattgccaatatcgggtacggggttcgaattttaggcgtgctttgtacataccaacgagttttcgacgaaatattatgttcctatagtatctacctgtactgaataccgagtgttttaaacattaagaaaaacattgcgaggaagcttgtaagactgtcctatttccaatacatcatatagttgaaattatagatgtataaaatataacaattataggtatgtaatgaaaataaaaaaaactgattgtagttacatactactagtaacatatattggagcactttaatacaattttattgtaaaatataaacaatattcttttatagtttgaaattaatgattaactcttcacactcattgttcatcatgtgattgaacgagaactgaacgcatcactattactttaaatatagcaacattatttcacaaagtgacattagctactgtcagctggcttcgtctaattaaaaatccgactataggggcgctgttccaactgcatacaaaattgggctaacttttacgctaacgagaacgttaaaaaagtcgcactaagcataatgataataaaaattctGATATCAGTCGGTGATATATTCTCCATCCAATTTCTGATAATAAAAATTCTGATATCAGTCGGTGATTTGGTATTAAGCTTGTTCTTAACTAATTCCAGGGACAATAGGTTTTCTTCTTATGTCGGCTAGTTGGATTAGAAGCCAGTCAATCAGAAGTCGGAAACGAACAATTCGCTAGAAAGACGATGACGACGACGACTGTAGGTCCTCCTTCCAAGAATTGCAGATACTTtactattatttgatttttttattattaattacggaTATTTAATTCTAAAACAGGATTAAATAGAGTCATTcgatatttcattatttctatCCATTTTATGTGTACCTAACGTTTTCAAGAGAAACAAAACAAGTTTTATAATGAAAACGATTTTTACAGTTTTATATCACCTTTATTAttctgacgttttgaatacttttgATTTTCGTGATCGCGGACGAATAAAGCTCTTAATTGTCGACATTTTAATGTGCTGACTACTACCAAATCCAAAAAAAATGATGTTTTTGTTGACATaatcttaattattttcttaactTTTATGCCTATATATAGAAAAGCAAAAACGTTattattaagtacatatattatataaatataagtaatcttattattttttatcaaaccatttatttacaataactgCTATCTAATTGGTTAttgtgatattaattattacatccAATACAATCGTTAACTATGACATAGATAATTATGGATAACATCACAACagtgttttaaatttcaattttgtcCTTTTGGTAACTACAGactcatttaatatttaatgtatatgCATCTGTACCTACAGTATGATGCATAATTTCTTTTGGTAAAGTCGAATATATTTTAACGGGCAAATTCCACACCATTGTTTCTATGGGAACATTCAATGGAGCATTCCAGTCTTTGTCTTCGGGATTTGGTACTAGTTTTTCATTAGTGGTAACAAACTCGAAATGTAGACGCCATTGTaatgaaactgaaaaaaaaaattaataatttttaagagtTCTTACTGAATATcatctatctatacatataaataaaactggagtgtatgtttgtaatattgaaataaccgctttttactacatgcataacattatgaataattatatacggtacatagatacaccaaataacattttttacatttttttgtccgGCTAatatctggaacggctggaccgattttgactttcagtgataggtagctgatgatataaggaataacttaggttacttttttttgactagcttcgtcccgcggtacgacaataaccgcgggtaacatcgctataaataataaaatttaatgtttccgaagcgaagcgagggcgggtcgctagttaattataaatatagctTCTATGGACATATATATGAAccagatttaaatttatttatttatttatttaataaacaatgtttcaacagcatttaactagacacagggtacagaggatgttttcttaaacatgagccaattaaagaaacacattgtttccaaaaaatgctaacataattaatgaacacaGGTAGTCCAACTAAGGTAAGGGGCAGTTAAATAGGTAGATTAATTTTGTCGAATGATAACTTGCAGAATAAGTTTGAATCTGATTGTGTTGTGTCGATGTGTGTAAGTGCGTGTGAGTGTAATAAAGTGCTTGGTTTACATGGACGCTCGAAGATTGAAAGTGTTGTTTTAATGGAGCGATCTAAGTCATAAGAGTTGTAAGACGAGTTATTTGAAGTTGTTGTTGTAAGACGAGTTGTTTGAAGAGTTGTAAGAGTTGTCTTTGAGAACTATAGCTTTGGCTGTAACGGTTGGAAACAAACATAATATGATTGTAAGTGGTAACTTCTAAACAGCTAGAGGATCTGTATAGGTCAATGAACATGTTGAATAATAGACCGAATTAACAATAGATTTCATTGAAAATAGTATGAACTAGTTACCATCATCCACTTCAAAAGCAGGCGTTATGTGCAGGGGTATTGGTAGTATTAGTTGAGACTGAGTCAGGCCCAATGTCACTTCGTGATATCTTGCTACTGTCATGGATCTACTACTTGTCTCTTTGTTCACATTCTTAGGGGGTGATTTCGTTTTCAATACTTCTTCGGGTTGTAATGATACAGATACCTGCAAAGAcaaatttaaattctaaatttttttatttattgcttagatgcaaaaaaaaagataagtggacgagctcacaacccacctggtgttaagtggttactggagcccatagacatctacaacgtaaatgcgccacccaccttgagatataagttctaagatctcagtatagttacaacggctgccccacccttcagaccgaaacggattactgcttcacggcagaaataggcagggtggtggtacctacccgcgcggactgacaagaggtcctaccaccagtaatcacgcaaattataattttggggattttgatttttattacacgatgttattccttcaccatggaaatcaatcgtgaacatttgttgagtacgtatttcattagaaaaattcgtaccAGCCTGGAtttagaacaccggtgcatcgctcaacacgaatgcgccggacgtcttattctttaggccacgacgacttggcTGAGTTGTCTTGGACCTATTAGGTCTAGGCTTTGAGCGACCAATCTATGCAATCTCTGCTCTTTCAACAGTGAGAACAGAACTGAACCGCATcactttttacatttttacaccAGTGACACTAAAATAGCAGAAATTAATGGCTATTATAAAATGGCCTAGGCTGGCCTAGGGTGAATATTGCTAGCCAACATTCTTTTAATTTTCTATACCGTTACGTTatgctgaagtcgtcgtggcctaaaggataagacgtccggtgcattcgtgttgagcgatatgcactggtgttcgaattccgcaggcgggtaccaatttttctaatgaaatacgtacttaacaaatgttcacgattgacttccacgatgaaggaataacatcgtgtaataaaaatcaaacccgcaaaattataatttgcataattgctggtggtaggacctcttgtgagtccgcacgggtaggtaccacctccctgcccatttcagctgtgaagcagtaatgcgtttcggtttgaagtgtggggcagccgttgtaactatactgagaccttagaacttatatcgtaaggtgcgtggcgcatttacgttgtagatgtctatgggctccagtaaccacttaacaccaggtgggctgtgagctcgtccactcatctaagcaaaaaaaaaaacgcataacactttgcttaatatttttatactaagtCATAATTTGTAAATCGCGGCAACTTTTAGAAGTGAAACCGTCACCGGCATCATGCTACAGCGCACATATAATTAGTGACTCCAAGTAAATAAGtcgatatatgagtcgactattatcaaagccggcaatctgacttttggacaatgattggtaaatcagaaaaacgaattattgactttgtattccattggcagtcacaaaactcttcggaacgacatcttagataaataacaggttaactattaacctttatttaatgcaggttttgaaccgtattctttaaaggagacgattatattcaaatcaatctgtattgacatatcaataaaaaaaatttgtccaaatgcacagattgccacctttgataatagacgactcatatagttGTTTGCATGAGTGCATCATGCTCATCACAAaccgggagaagtggcgattgctcgtgagacGCATCACATCTGCCCGCAGCAATAATactgacgaccacgaccgctctgacaagagtgacacaaaaaaaagaaaatatggcATACTAGCCTATAGGCCActagtttgtaaatattttttattttatcatagaCATTGTCAATATCATGATACAATAAACTCTGCCTAATTGAGAAtaacataattttcattttattgcctgttgaatgaatgaaaatataaCTAATGCCGGACTAATTGGTAGTGCCAAAACAAACAGGGTATTGAAGTCATTGTCGTCATCAAGAGATTTTCTGacagataaataattttatatacaaatatcagtttaatgttaattttattcgcAATACAAATCTATTACTTTATGTCATACtatattaaacaatttaattacctGCATACAAGTAACTGTTCCAACAGAGAAATCAAATGTACCAACAATATCTTCTCCGAGTTTATATGCTGATTTAAACATGCAGAACCTGCCTACTTTTCCTCGGGTGTTGGTTATCATGTATGAATTTGGACTTCTTCTTGCTGTCAAATTCTGTAATTAAAGATACACAGTTTATAGTTCGATAAAGGTTTTCAAACTACGGAACATATCTTAGATCAAGATCATACAGAATTTAGTCAAAGAAAGAACTTCAGCTCTTCAATGTAAAGTGCAGAACAAATGCCACTATTCTCTAATAACCTTTTTACCATTGTGTAATGGGTGGATAATTGTTTCTTAAAAAAGTGAAACCTGAGAGGGGaccaaactaattttttttttgtttgtaactttaatatgttttactatatttcttttcacaataaattagattctttattttattttatccatTTATAAAAGTGAAGAGGTGTTTAACTCACTTAAAAcagtaaatatttgtattaatttacCAACCTGTAAAACCTGCAATGCCATAGTCAATGGTGTCTCCACTTTCCTCTCCTCAGAAAATGGATTAGTCGGGTGAAGTTCCTCAGTAGTTTCATTACCACACAAAGCAGCAAGATCTTGCATATTTATTATTGGGCTTATTGGCAACACTCTAAACGGAATTCTGACCATTTTAATGTGAGACCCCACTTTTTGTGTTgctattgttattttatatgaGTATTTCACTGAAGTACCTCTGTATGATGGCGGTGCTTCTATGGGGAGAGATTCTCTGTACCagactataaattttaatatattcaatttacatacaaaagcaagcattattaaaaaattaaaaatattttttttttttttaacactaagTTAAATTAGTTAACCTAACTTGAACacaatttacaataataaaaatgtacaatgtaaataaatactaataataataataatccaatAAATGTAAAGCTCaccctctttaagaacggttagctggtagatacctcaattgttgagttaagctcgccattttataacttttcacaattattatattgtattaactATGTGTACAATAACTAATGAgtgtaaaatttatgttttttcaaCAGCTCAATATTCCTACTTACATGTTTTCGTTTCACCTAGTGGTATAGTCAAGTCACAGAACAATATTTTAGGTTTACTATGGAACACTGCGTCTCCAACATCACAGGCTGCTACTTCCAAAGAAGTTGTTTTCCCTAATATTGGGGTTTTGTCACCTTGAGCCCCTGACGTTGAATAGAAGCAATGGAACTGTGCTGAAGCCCAAGCTAGATTTTCTAATGTGTCACTGAAAATAATCAATGCGATATAAGTACTTAACTAGCTCATACTATCCATACTATTTTCTTTCATGTTTGTACAATGATCATTATTTATAGCTTGgcatatttcttttatttataaaaaattttgtACTTACTTAATAATGGTACTTAATTCTATATAACgtgaataaatatttaagagCCGTATATAATCTATACCTACAAGCTATTTCAAAGATATTTACAAAAAGAGATTAAGGTATGGCTATAAGTTtcaaaacacaatttttttttacatgtttTTTCAGAGCCTGTCCAAACAACTCCATTTAACATATTCAGAATTGAGtccaatatttgtttaaaatataatattttgtacatagtatttgtgatttaatatacaaaaactGCATAAtcctttttaaaacttttaagaaattaaataaagctTTTAGATTATAGAATTCGATTTAATAATTCGCATATTTCTTTCTCTATCAGTTCAACAGTTGTGTTCGTATTGTTTTATGAAAACTAGTAATACAGTAGGTACCTGTGGCTTTGCGAGTTCCTATGTTCAGGTTGAGCTGTATAACAGAAAGAAATACAACATTCTATTGCTTCACCAGCTAAATATACAGTTCCTGTAGTCAATTTAGCGGATAGTTCGATCATCTTGTAAAAAATGGTTTATTTATGTTAGTAAATCAGAATCTTTACGAATtattcaattcaaaatatttatcgCAATTCCTACATTGGTGAGCTGtcagttcttttttatttaatttattaattgggAAGGCAAAGGGAACGCATCTGAAATctcaaaattttattaagtacCTACTTTTCAAAAGGATAAGTCACTTCAGCAATTTCCACGGTAAAGAAATAATATCACGttataaaaatgcaaatttagcataaaatatatttgagtgaaacttttttcaaatggtacctatgaggttctttttttaaaaatgtgcaacatttgattatcgactttcagttatttttttaaattcaacttaGACAAAAAAGATGGATAAATTCCAGTGATTTTTGAATGcaagttccgacgcggaactaacgctgcagaaacagctaacaatatcaatgttgcgtttggagaggatACTGTTAATGAACGCACTGCGccattttggtttaaacgctttcgtgatggaaatttgattggaagaacgaaccacgtggaagaccgcccacacatgtgaataataatgaattgaaaagaTGATGaaagccgatccgagccaaactacctAGGAATTAGCGGCATTGTTTAAgattaccttaccaacaatattgactcatttgcgtcaaatcaataaaataaaaaaatatggaaaatgggtgcctcatgatttaACTGATCTGCAAAAAGAAACGCATGTTAAGACTTGTTTTGCCTTGTGGAATCGGTACAGAAAAGAAGGAATATTGGaccgaattgtgacatgtgatgaaaagtggattcttcaCGATAACCATAAACGAAAGATGCAATCTCTGACCCAAAGTCAAACGCTGCagcagtgtcctaaagcaaagcttaccaataacaAGGTGATGGTGTTTGGTGGTctcatcttttttttctctcctacctaagctgatggtcttgagagaccatatcagcgtaactttaactagtaggtgagctcacggagctcaaccctgacgacgttgctaacacgaaccctagcaagagccgtgcttcgcagaatctaccaccggatcgaaaacacgacccactgagaagatccggcgagaaactcagtgggctgtgacaGTGGGTAAATttattcgccgagcccttcgtcgcaagcgacgctttcgacgagaacaatgatccgtgcttggggtacctagaagcatcgttagtggatcgggaggatccgaaatgacgtgtggtCTCAGCATGCTGTTATTCTCtgtagctttctccgatctggtcagcCAATAATGGCAGATGTCTATTGTGCCaaactccgaacaatgataccaaaacttgcagtgaaacagcctcGACTCATGAATcaatcttcaccattattgcgccatgataacgcgagatctcatacagcacgagaaaccgttttaactttacaggaactgcaattagaagcCACTCGTCACTCTCCGTATTCGCTAGACCTTGCTCAACAGACTACAATTTTGTCGTGATTTAGACaattttcttcccaggaggcagtacaaaatgctttcacacagcttgtagaatctagatcatcagagttctatcgcaaaggcataaattacCTTCTGgtagcaatgtatagataataatggtagatattttgattaaataaataagtgaaatgaaaaaaaagcgaatttcaattttttagaaCAAATCGACAATTTCATGATTTAACccataatatttttgttgttggaAAATGCAATGTTTCTTTTGCCAGTGAAATAAAAATTCCGTtcctcacaaaaaaaaacaaattggaatttaaattaataactacGGGGAATCGAGTGCAAGATAATATTTAAAGTACGGTACTAACATTGCATAACAGCAAAATTTATTATAGTAATATTCCTATCATACTTCAAGACGTGTACATATCCCACTTTGCgccgaaaataatttaaagttgacaGGTCGTATTCTAGTGAAAAGGTTACGTAAAAAGGAATTTAAAATAACGAACTTGCGAATCGAATGGTCAATTCGAAATAATAGACCAAAACTCAACAAATGTAAAATAGATAAACAAAATGCTTATATCAGATGGTATAAACCACGGGAAATTACAATCAATAATTCTTGGTGAACTGAAAAAAGCAGGTCTTAAGCATCGTCTAAAGAAGATAATTCTTAAAAATATCAaagtaaatgaataataattatggtTCATTGGTGTTATACGAAGGAAATGTATGAAAATTAATCTATCAATATACAATTTCAGGATAACAAGACGGTGTTTGGAGCACCATTGCTGAAAGTTCCATCATGCAGTGTTATATGCTGTGGCAGTACACTAAGTGTACCCCAGATTGTGACCGAAATGTCCTCAGTGCTTCGAGCTAATGCACATATAGAAGGCTTATTCCGAAAAGCGGGATCACAGTCACGTCAAAAGGATATCAAGGTAATTGAtccttattaatattttttaatgtgttCTCACCTTGACATAAAATTAGAGCCCTTAAAAATTTGCCATTAACTAGACAAAAAGTGGTTTATGTCAGTTATTAAGTATAGTATTAGGATTGTATGTCCaactttatacatatttattgctGGTAGTCAATAAACAATAtgttaagattttaaataaatctctATGTTAATACTGCAAATATGATAATGATATGAAAATGATAATACTGCACGaagcattataaattaattatttttccaaAACAATTCTAGCGTTTATTAGATGCTGGAGGATGCGTCTCTGATGGGCATCATCCAATTGATGTGGCAAGTGTATTGAAACTTTACTTAAGATGTCTACCTGAGCCTCTCATCAGTGCTGAAGTCCAAGACTTATTATTGCGATGTCGTCTTACTGCTGGTGATGAGGCTCTTAAACCTATCCTGCACACATTACTATTACTGCCAGTATTACATGTTCATCTCCTTCACTATGTTATGGAGGTATGTTAAAaagttaaatacttttttattaatgtgCATGAGGAAATATTACTATTGTAAATCAAATAAGTTGGCAAGAGCTACCaagctattaaaaatataaatttacacaCTAAACAATACTAACCACCTAGTTAGTGCTAGTACTATTGGTGCCCATCATGAGTACTAGTGAACAATTTTcctcatataaaaatatttaagacaTAGAAATGCATGCAATGTGTTAGAGATGATAGATATAGAAAcaccttaacaaaaaaaaacatatacatagaCAGCATTGACAATAGGTGTTTTGGAAAGTGAAAAAAATGTCTGTTGGTTGgtaaagtaaaacaaaataagaaaactgcgattctgatttaaaaaaatatctgcaTAATTGATTCTAATTTATACGTGTGTTAGTAGTATATTATTTCGTAGCTGCCAAGATCTTTAAATTATGTCACAATGAATCTGTTTGCTTATAGGCTAAATGCGgctttcaaaaatattaaaaacccaATTCCATATCGACGcatgaaaggcaaacatgactaagcgacaataactgctttgtacataaatgataggcaataaccatattcgatgcgcaaaaaaatatatttctaggtctattaaaatcatttcaatcctacagctactagctagattctactacagctagattcgttaaaataaattttgttttcagctatttcaactttaaattagtctactttactacgcattgtcgcttaatcacgtttgcctttcaagcgtcgatatacactCTTGCGTTTGTGACCTGTTTCGCCAGAGACATACCAGCTATTGCTGAGCTACGAGTGCAGAATGAACGAATGCTGTTGGACTTTTCTTTCTTATTACTATTGTTTGTgctgtttacattttttattatcttgcAGTTATTAAACTATATTGCATCAAaccataaacaaaatttaatggaCTCATCAAACCTGGCTATAGTAATGGCACCTAGTATTATGCCATTACCAGCTTCTGCTTCCACACAGAGATTGGAACATCATGTGGCACTTGTTaaggtatatttttaacaaattgataattaaaacaacaataaaaactttacttgaaccttacttaataataatcacACTTTACAAAAAGTCACGGAGGCAATTTTTATTATCATGTTATTTTTTAACAGATGTTCATTGAAAACTCTCAACACATAGGGTTACTAACGGAAGATCTAATGATGCAATTGGATGATGACTCTGCAATTTATAGagctagaagaaaaaaaagacgtaGTGGGTCTCTTAACCGTAAGTTAATGTAAATTAAGCATAAACAaagcagcaattttttttttttatatcctagatgtggttggacgagctcacctgatgttaagtggttactggagtccatagacatctacaacgtaaatgcgccacacaccttgagatataagttctaaggtctcaaatatagtaacaacggctgccccacccttcaaaccgaaacgcattactgcttcacggcagaaacaggcagggtggtggtacctacccgcgcggactcacaagaggtcctaccaccagtaaattgttaatttattacTCGTTTTTCAAATCATTCTGTTCACAAaccttattgttattatataatatgatgAAACAAGAGTGAGAAGCAGTGGGCTCACTTGTGGATCTGTTCCGGAGCCATTCCAAACATTTTCATCGGTTCCTGGATCGGATTCCTCtaagctatttttatttcatcagtaCCATATGACATATGCGTCAATAACTCATCCGATCAAGTGTCGCCTTCTGGCGAACCTACTGTATCCTTACAGCTCATTGTTGCTCTCGAACTTAGTCCAAAAGAAATTAAGAGAAGGAGAAATACTAGTGTATACTCTCTAAAGACATGCCTAGCATAATCACGGAAAAATAGAGACCAAAGATTGAGGCAATCATCTTCAAACTCACACTCCCTCCTATCTATCCCTTATTGCCAATTTTTATGAAAGAAACATCATTATAAAGATAACTTTTGATTTCGGTATCTTACCAATGAACCCAGGCTTCGTACTCAGTGACAAGGTTAAGAAcctcatagacacaacccagtttttcgccggatcttctcagtggttggCGATTCCGAttctgtggtagattctacCGAGCACCGCTCTTGCCGGTGGCAGTGCTAGTACATTTACTTAAGTTGGGCCCTGtcaactcacctactagtaCACACTACATAGCCTacataggctaccagcgaataggtagaaaaaaaaacaacaacatttgaAAGGTGGAACAGTCTTTGTACAAAACAATCGAGTTTTCGATTACCTATCTGATGGtggtgtctatgagctctggtaactaccggagcccatagacatctacaacttaaatgccgccacctatgccaacatataactatacttgagaccttagaatttatatctcaaggt of the Bombyx mori chromosome 25, ASM3026992v2 genome contains:
- the LOC101739575 gene encoding RAB6A-GEF complex partner protein 2, encoding MIELSAKLTTGTVYLAGEAIECCISFCYTAQPEHRNSQSHSDTLENLAWASAQFHCFYSTSGAQGDKTPILGKTTSLEVAACDVGDAVFHSKPKILFCDLTIPLGETKTFWYRESLPIEAPPSYRGTSVKYSYKITIATQKVGSHIKMVRIPFRVLPISPIINMQDLAALCGNETTEELHPTNPFSEERKVETPLTMALQVLQNLTARRSPNSYMITNTRGKVGRFCMFKSAYKLGEDIVGTFDFSVGTVTCMQVSVSLQPEEVLKTKSPPKNVNKETSSRSMTVARYHEVTLGLTQSQLILPIPLHITPAFEVDDVSLQWRLHFEFVTTNEKLVPNPEDKDWNAPLNVPIETMVWNLPVKIYSTLPKEIMHHTVGTDAYTLNIK